A window from Listeria seeligeri serovar 1/2b str. SLCC3954 encodes these proteins:
- a CDS encoding diol dehydratase reactivase subunit alpha yields MKYIAGIDIGNSTTEVALAITDARNKPDFVASAISETTGIKGTKQNLHGIFKSLKLALEKVNATTADLMEIRINEATPVIGDVAMETITETIITESTMIGHNPKTPGGLGMGSGITVLLDELASKTKEGSYIVIIPKTVDFEDAALMMNKYSENGYQITAAILQADDGVLVHNRLNHKIPIVDEVSFIDKVPVGMLAAVEVAAPGKVIETISNPYGIATVFHLSSDETKNIIPVARALIGNRSAVVIKTPEGDVKARTIPAGHIELESGSRTLRVNVAEGSEKIMQAITSLPKLDNASGEPGTNIGGMLEKVRQTMAGLTAKLPADIFIQDLLAVDTFVPMNVQGGLAGEFSMEQAVGIASMVKSDHLQMAAIASEIERELNVSVKIGGAEAEAAILGALTTPGTNTPLAILDLGAGSTDASIINGKGEIIATHLAGAGDMVTMIIQSEIGLEDRYLAEDIKKYPLAKVESIFHIRHEDGTVQFFDTPLSPSVFAKVVIVKPDGFVPIPGDVSIEKIKLVRRSAKERVFVTNTIRALKYVSPTGNIRDIPFVVIVGGSALDFEIPQLITDALSHYSLVAGRGNIRGKEGPRNAVATGLILSNKRGDEHDSSAK; encoded by the coding sequence ATGAAATATATTGCAGGCATTGATATCGGGAATTCAACAACTGAGGTAGCACTGGCAATAACAGACGCACGAAATAAGCCGGATTTTGTTGCGAGTGCTATTTCTGAAACAACTGGTATCAAAGGAACAAAACAAAACCTTCACGGGATATTTAAATCACTAAAACTTGCTTTGGAAAAAGTAAATGCAACCACTGCCGACTTAATGGAAATTCGGATTAATGAAGCGACTCCCGTGATTGGTGATGTGGCAATGGAAACAATTACTGAAACAATTATCACCGAATCTACAATGATTGGGCATAATCCAAAAACCCCTGGTGGACTTGGCATGGGCTCAGGTATAACTGTTCTTTTGGATGAATTAGCTTCTAAAACTAAAGAGGGAAGTTACATCGTTATCATTCCAAAAACAGTAGATTTTGAGGATGCAGCACTCATGATGAATAAGTATAGCGAAAATGGTTATCAAATAACGGCTGCTATCCTTCAAGCAGATGACGGCGTACTTGTTCATAACCGTTTAAATCACAAAATACCAATTGTAGATGAAGTTAGTTTTATTGATAAAGTTCCAGTAGGGATGTTAGCAGCAGTTGAAGTTGCTGCACCTGGTAAGGTCATTGAGACGATTTCTAATCCATATGGTATCGCGACAGTATTTCATTTAAGTTCTGATGAGACGAAGAATATTATTCCTGTCGCACGTGCTTTAATTGGAAACCGTTCTGCTGTCGTAATTAAAACGCCAGAAGGTGACGTCAAGGCTAGAACCATTCCAGCGGGACACATTGAGCTAGAGTCGGGAAGTCGGACGCTTCGAGTAAACGTAGCTGAAGGTTCTGAAAAAATTATGCAAGCAATTACGTCATTACCAAAACTGGATAATGCTAGTGGAGAACCAGGAACAAATATTGGTGGAATGCTAGAAAAAGTTCGGCAAACAATGGCCGGACTTACAGCTAAACTTCCAGCAGATATTTTTATTCAAGATTTACTTGCTGTGGATACTTTTGTTCCGATGAATGTACAAGGTGGGCTTGCTGGTGAATTTTCGATGGAGCAAGCGGTTGGGATTGCATCAATGGTCAAGAGTGATCATTTGCAGATGGCCGCTATCGCTTCTGAAATTGAGCGGGAATTAAACGTTTCCGTCAAAATCGGAGGAGCTGAAGCAGAAGCAGCAATTCTTGGTGCACTTACAACTCCCGGAACTAATACGCCACTAGCGATTTTAGACCTTGGTGCAGGTTCGACCGATGCATCCATTATCAATGGTAAAGGAGAAATCATCGCAACGCATTTGGCAGGCGCCGGTGATATGGTAACCATGATTATTCAGTCGGAAATTGGTTTAGAGGATCGCTACTTAGCAGAAGATATTAAAAAATATCCACTTGCAAAAGTAGAAAGCATTTTCCATATTCGTCATGAAGATGGTACGGTGCAGTTTTTCGATACACCACTTTCTCCAAGCGTGTTTGCAAAAGTCGTGATTGTAAAACCGGATGGCTTTGTGCCGATTCCAGGTGATGTCTCGATTGAAAAAATTAAATTAGTTCGCCGTTCTGCTAAAGAGCGGGTTTTTGTAACAAACACGATTCGCGCCTTAAAATATGTCAGCCCAACTGGCAATATTCGTGATATCCCATTTGTTGTAATTGTCGGAGGTTCCGCGCTCGACTTTGAAATTCCGCAATTAATTACGGATGCACTTTCACATTATTCGCTTGTGGCTGGACGTGGGAATATTCGTGGTAAGGAAGGTCCAAGGAATGCAGTAGCAACAGGCTTAATACTTTCTAATAAGCGAGGCGATGAGCATGATTCCAGTGCTAAGTAA
- a CDS encoding glycerol dehydratase reactivase beta/small subunit family protein, which yields MIPVLSKPAIYFHADTDASPESIKQVLFGIEEEGIPCELEIKPLKDEVEAAFRASASSPLLVGVTLKDDHLVIHYRNLPPDQPLFSAYRFEANTSEEKRNMGMNAARLVKGVPFK from the coding sequence ATGATTCCAGTGCTAAGTAAGCCAGCAATATACTTCCATGCGGACACAGATGCGAGTCCAGAAAGTATTAAGCAAGTTTTATTCGGAATAGAAGAAGAAGGCATTCCTTGTGAGTTAGAAATCAAGCCCTTGAAAGATGAAGTAGAGGCAGCATTTCGAGCTTCTGCGAGTTCACCGCTCCTAGTTGGGGTTACGCTGAAAGATGATCATTTAGTGATTCATTATCGAAATTTACCACCAGATCAACCACTTTTTTCAGCGTATCGTTTCGAAGCAAATACTAGCGAAGAAAAGCGCAACATGGGTATGAATGCTGCACGGCTCGTCAAGGGTGTACCTTTTAAATAA
- a CDS encoding BMC domain-containing protein, with amino-acid sequence MHQAIGIIEIKGLASAITVADTMAKVANIELIGTEKAKGFGWIMVKIEGDVAAVNAALEAGEQTALASDSFVAKKVIPRPGEEIFTVFWPREEVTPEPVKEVQVQIEQEELAEPEVTAEATCNLCHDPACPRVKGDPRQDCIHFEEEK; translated from the coding sequence ATGCATCAAGCAATTGGTATTATCGAAATTAAAGGACTCGCTTCCGCAATTACTGTGGCCGATACAATGGCAAAAGTGGCAAATATCGAATTAATTGGCACCGAAAAGGCAAAAGGTTTTGGCTGGATTATGGTGAAAATTGAAGGAGATGTCGCGGCAGTAAATGCAGCTCTCGAAGCAGGGGAACAAACCGCTTTAGCATCAGATAGTTTTGTTGCAAAAAAAGTCATTCCTCGTCCAGGAGAAGAAATTTTTACCGTGTTTTGGCCAAGAGAAGAAGTAACGCCAGAACCAGTGAAAGAAGTACAAGTTCAAATCGAACAAGAAGAGCTAGCTGAACCCGAAGTAACGGCAGAAGCTACTTGTAATTTATGTCATGATCCAGCTTGCCCACGGGTAAAAGGGGATCCTAGACAAGATTGTATTCATTTTGAAGAAGAGAAGTAA
- the pduA gene encoding propanediol utilization microcompartment protein PduA — MNNALGMIETKGLVGAIEAADAMVKAANVSLVGYEKIGSGLVTVMVRGDVGAVKAATDAGAAAARNVGEVQSIHVIPRPHNDVETLLPKGL, encoded by the coding sequence ATGAATAATGCACTTGGAATGATCGAAACTAAAGGACTTGTTGGCGCAATTGAAGCAGCTGACGCAATGGTAAAAGCAGCAAACGTATCACTTGTAGGTTATGAAAAAATCGGTTCTGGACTTGTAACAGTTATGGTACGCGGTGATGTTGGCGCAGTGAAAGCAGCAACCGACGCAGGGGCAGCAGCAGCTCGTAATGTTGGAGAAGTACAATCTATCCATGTTATCCCACGTCCTCATAATGATGTAGAAACATTGCTACCAAAAGGTCTGTAA
- a CDS encoding phosphate propanoyltransferase, with translation MEREELKSLIKKIVADKINGAETEIPIGVSNRHIHLTESDYNQLFPNEPIQVKKWLKQPGEFAAEQTLTVVSGKGELKSVRILGPLRKFSQVELSKTDARMLGLQIPIRISGDIEGTPGIKLVSKTRELTLPKGVIVAKRHIHLPENVAAEYGVKQGDEVSVEVGSKLRSLILHHCTIRVNNQFIPEMHIDTDEANAADIAGNAFAKIIKP, from the coding sequence GTGGAAAGAGAAGAATTAAAAAGTCTGATTAAAAAAATAGTGGCAGATAAAATAAATGGTGCGGAAACAGAGATTCCAATTGGAGTCTCTAACCGCCACATTCATCTGACAGAATCGGACTACAACCAACTATTCCCAAATGAGCCAATTCAAGTAAAAAAATGGCTAAAACAGCCAGGCGAATTCGCTGCAGAACAGACGCTTACGGTTGTTTCTGGTAAAGGCGAATTAAAAAGCGTCCGAATTTTAGGACCGTTGCGGAAATTTTCGCAAGTAGAACTTTCTAAAACGGATGCGAGAATGCTTGGTTTACAAATTCCAATTCGTATTTCCGGTGATATCGAAGGCACACCAGGAATTAAATTAGTTTCCAAAACGCGCGAATTAACTTTACCAAAAGGTGTCATCGTTGCGAAACGTCATATTCATTTGCCAGAAAATGTAGCAGCAGAATACGGCGTAAAACAAGGCGATGAAGTTTCTGTGGAAGTTGGTTCAAAGTTAAGAAGCCTTATTTTGCATCATTGCACGATTCGGGTAAACAATCAGTTTATTCCGGAAATGCACATTGATACAGATGAAGCGAATGCGGCAGATATTGCTGGTAATGCTTTTGCAAAAATTATCAAGCCGTGA
- the eutJ gene encoding ethanolamine utilization protein EutJ, protein MDILQVANERMEQLATLMNKDIIQPVAEGTNVKVGVDLGTSSIVFVVLDEENVPLFGAFEFADAVRDGLVVNYRESVEVVTRLKERAEQCLGITLTHASGAIPPGTVGNNKKVVANVIESAGMEALYTIDEPTAAAAVLDLKDGAVVDVGGGTTGISVFQDGKVIYTADEPTGGTHMTLVLAGYYGVSVEEAEQNKRTKKDSSEHFSVMRPVVEKMAEITRVHLEKSPSEPLFIVGGASAYSQFKGTFESYLKMPVFQPNYPQYVTPLGIAMSSGSGKL, encoded by the coding sequence ATGGATATTTTACAAGTAGCAAATGAGCGGATGGAGCAACTTGCAACATTAATGAATAAAGATATTATCCAACCAGTTGCTGAGGGAACAAACGTGAAAGTTGGCGTCGATTTAGGAACTTCCTCGATCGTTTTTGTTGTGTTAGACGAAGAAAATGTACCACTATTTGGTGCTTTTGAATTTGCTGATGCAGTAAGGGACGGGCTAGTTGTTAATTACCGGGAATCAGTTGAGGTAGTAACGCGTCTAAAAGAAAGGGCAGAGCAGTGTCTTGGAATAACGCTTACACATGCTTCAGGAGCTATTCCACCTGGAACGGTAGGTAACAATAAAAAAGTAGTTGCCAATGTCATCGAAAGTGCTGGAATGGAAGCTCTTTATACGATTGATGAACCCACTGCTGCTGCTGCCGTACTAGATTTGAAAGATGGTGCTGTAGTGGATGTCGGTGGTGGTACAACCGGAATTAGTGTTTTTCAAGACGGAAAAGTGATTTATACCGCAGATGAACCAACTGGGGGAACGCATATGACCCTTGTTCTTGCAGGATATTATGGCGTCTCAGTAGAAGAAGCAGAACAAAATAAACGAACCAAAAAAGATTCTAGTGAACATTTTTCGGTGATGCGTCCGGTAGTTGAAAAAATGGCAGAAATCACGCGAGTTCATCTCGAAAAATCGCCCTCGGAACCACTTTTTATTGTTGGCGGTGCCTCAGCCTATAGTCAGTTTAAAGGTACATTTGAAAGCTATTTGAAAATGCCTGTTTTCCAACCTAATTATCCACAATATGTTACGCCACTTGGTATTGCAATGAGTTCAGGGAGCGGAAAGCTATGA
- the pduM gene encoding PduM family microcompartment protein has product MIEKLVKIIVERLMAREANRTSVPVSKMPRDPVALFIDSGTVRLTQVNQHFLERLLSGNRPGYLTCWIEKAAEYDVNLELELFDSGEPWLDYRMLTQISLPIFSVTGEQLVHSTGSVICYSDSAIIPSGSTLCKNKKQLVTPLANEFLIKNNIAVRERQ; this is encoded by the coding sequence ATGATAGAAAAATTAGTAAAAATTATCGTTGAGCGCTTAATGGCCCGTGAAGCAAACCGAACTTCGGTACCTGTTTCCAAAATGCCGCGAGATCCAGTTGCCCTTTTTATCGATAGCGGGACAGTTCGGTTAACACAAGTCAATCAGCATTTCCTAGAACGATTGCTTAGTGGAAATCGCCCTGGATATTTAACTTGCTGGATAGAAAAAGCAGCGGAGTACGATGTTAATTTGGAACTGGAACTTTTTGATAGCGGGGAACCTTGGCTTGACTACCGAATGTTAACCCAAATATCGTTACCAATTTTTAGTGTTACCGGAGAACAACTCGTTCATTCAACAGGGAGCGTAATTTGTTACAGCGATAGCGCAATAATTCCAAGCGGAAGTACACTTTGCAAAAATAAAAAACAGCTTGTTACACCGCTTGCAAATGAATTTTTAATCAAAAATAATATTGCAGTGCGGGAAAGGCAGTGA
- a CDS encoding EutN/CcmL family microcompartment protein, with translation MFMAKITGSVVSTKKEESLVGKKLMIVQPVDANGENVRSEEVACDSVGAGIGEYVLVARGNAARSVFMEPNSAIDSAIIAIVDSFDK, from the coding sequence ATGTTTATGGCAAAAATTACCGGAAGTGTAGTTTCCACGAAAAAAGAGGAATCGCTTGTAGGTAAAAAATTAATGATTGTACAACCCGTTGATGCAAACGGAGAAAATGTTCGCTCAGAAGAAGTAGCATGTGATTCAGTTGGCGCGGGAATTGGCGAATACGTCCTCGTTGCTCGCGGAAATGCTGCTAGAAGTGTTTTTATGGAACCAAATAGTGCAATTGATTCGGCGATTATTGCAATTGTCGATAGTTTTGATAAGTAA
- a CDS encoding cob(I)yrinic acid a,c-diamide adenosyltransferase, producing the protein MSIYTKTGDKGTTALFDGSRVKKYDDRVETYGSFDELNAEISVAEKFVTSAENKTLLRNIERQLFYVCAELATENEAALASKIIITQNDISDLEQVIDTYTAKLPKVDSFVLPGSSTAGAFLHSARTIARRAERLLVRFAEQTSVRKELLQFVNRLSDCLYIVAREEDFRQMLDKATKLIVARYLELTEEKKPITANLSFSFCENLMRKVCIISEEEGVPVTLAVVDAHGNTRFNYRMEHALLVSAELATKKAYSAVAMKTSTENLTEAVQPGAALYQLETLTNGDIVTFGGGVPLYAKDGTIIGGIGISGGSVEQDIRIAKKALSMIEKG; encoded by the coding sequence GTGAGTATTTATACAAAAACTGGTGATAAAGGAACCACTGCGCTATTTGATGGTAGTCGTGTGAAAAAGTATGACGATCGCGTAGAGACATATGGCTCTTTTGATGAATTAAATGCAGAAATTAGTGTGGCTGAAAAATTTGTGACTTCTGCCGAAAATAAAACGTTACTTCGAAATATCGAACGGCAATTGTTTTATGTTTGCGCAGAGCTTGCGACAGAAAATGAAGCAGCCCTTGCTAGTAAAATCATCATCACACAAAATGACATAAGTGATTTAGAACAAGTAATTGATACTTACACTGCAAAACTACCAAAAGTAGATAGCTTTGTTTTGCCAGGTTCTAGTACAGCGGGAGCATTTCTCCATAGTGCGCGCACAATCGCCAGACGCGCGGAACGATTATTAGTTCGTTTTGCTGAACAAACTTCGGTTAGAAAAGAGCTACTCCAATTTGTAAACAGATTATCTGATTGCTTGTATATCGTTGCTAGAGAAGAAGATTTCAGGCAAATGCTTGATAAAGCAACCAAATTAATTGTTGCTAGGTACTTAGAATTAACCGAAGAAAAAAAGCCTATTACGGCAAATCTATCCTTCTCCTTTTGTGAAAATTTAATGCGTAAAGTTTGTATCATTTCTGAAGAAGAAGGCGTTCCGGTTACACTTGCGGTGGTTGATGCGCACGGAAATACTAGATTTAACTACCGGATGGAGCATGCTCTCCTCGTCAGTGCAGAACTTGCAACGAAAAAAGCCTACTCAGCAGTAGCAATGAAAACAAGCACAGAAAATTTAACAGAAGCAGTCCAACCTGGTGCCGCGCTTTACCAATTAGAAACTTTAACGAATGGTGATATCGTTACTTTCGGTGGAGGGGTTCCGCTGTACGCAAAAGATGGAACAATAATTGGTGGAATTGGCATTAGTGGCGGATCAGTGGAGCAAGATATCCGCATTGCGAAAAAAGCATTATCAATGATAGAGAAGGGGTAA
- a CDS encoding aldehyde dehydrogenase family protein has translation MESLELEQLVKKVLLEKLAGQNEETPKKPSQGAKSGIFDTVDEAVQAAVIAQNCYKEKSLEDRRNVVKAIREALYPEIKNIATRAVAETGMGNVADKILKNTLAIEKTPGVEDLYTEVATGDNGMTLYELSPYGVIGAVAPSTNPTETLICNTIGMLAAGNAVFYSPHPGAKNISLWLIEKLNTIVRESCGIDNLVVTVEKPSIQAAQEMMNHPKVPLLVITGGPGVVLQAMQSGKKVIGAGAGNPPSIVDETANIEKAAADIVAGASFDHNILCIAEKSVVAVDSITDFLLFQMEKNGALHVTNPSDIRKLEKVAVTEKGVTNKKLVGKSASEILKEAGIACDFTPRLIIVETDRSHPFATVELLMPIVPVVRVADFDQALEVALELEQGLHHTATMHSQNISRLNKAARDMQTSIFVKNGPSFAGLGFGGEGSATFTIATPTGEGTTTARHFARRRRCVLTDGFSIR, from the coding sequence ATGGAATCATTAGAACTCGAACAACTGGTGAAAAAAGTTCTCTTAGAAAAATTAGCAGGACAAAACGAAGAAACACCAAAAAAACCAAGCCAAGGTGCCAAAAGTGGCATTTTCGATACAGTGGATGAGGCAGTTCAAGCAGCAGTAATTGCGCAAAACTGCTACAAAGAGAAGTCACTAGAAGACCGCAGAAATGTTGTAAAAGCAATTCGTGAAGCACTTTATCCGGAAATCAAAAATATTGCGACACGTGCGGTTGCTGAAACAGGTATGGGTAACGTAGCCGATAAAATTTTGAAAAATACGTTAGCAATTGAAAAAACACCAGGAGTAGAAGATCTCTATACAGAAGTAGCTACAGGCGATAATGGTATGACGCTTTATGAACTTTCTCCTTATGGTGTTATTGGTGCTGTTGCTCCAAGTACGAATCCAACAGAAACATTAATTTGCAACACAATTGGAATGCTTGCAGCTGGAAATGCAGTTTTTTATAGCCCGCATCCAGGTGCAAAAAATATTTCGCTTTGGTTGATTGAAAAACTAAATACGATTGTTCGCGAAAGCTGCGGGATTGATAACCTAGTCGTTACAGTTGAAAAACCATCTATTCAAGCAGCGCAAGAAATGATGAATCATCCAAAAGTACCGTTACTAGTTATCACTGGCGGTCCTGGTGTTGTTCTTCAAGCGATGCAATCTGGTAAGAAAGTAATCGGAGCAGGTGCGGGAAATCCACCTTCTATCGTAGACGAAACAGCGAATATCGAAAAAGCAGCTGCTGATATCGTTGCGGGTGCATCTTTTGATCATAATATTTTATGTATCGCAGAAAAAAGCGTAGTAGCAGTGGATAGCATCACTGATTTTCTCTTATTCCAAATGGAAAAAAATGGTGCGTTGCATGTTACGAATCCAAGCGATATTCGCAAACTGGAAAAAGTGGCAGTTACCGAAAAAGGCGTTACCAATAAGAAGTTAGTTGGTAAAAGCGCTTCGGAAATTTTAAAAGAAGCAGGGATAGCATGTGATTTTACCCCTCGATTAATTATTGTTGAAACAGATAGATCCCATCCATTTGCAACGGTAGAACTTTTAATGCCGATTGTTCCAGTGGTACGAGTTGCTGATTTTGATCAAGCACTTGAAGTAGCACTTGAGTTAGAACAAGGCTTACATCACACGGCAACAATGCATTCACAAAATATCTCTAGACTGAACAAAGCAGCACGAGATATGCAAACATCCATTTTCGTGAAAAATGGACCATCGTTTGCTGGACTTGGCTTTGGAGGAGAAGGTAGTGCAACTTTCACTATCGCTACCCCAACAGGTGAAGGAACTACTACTGCGCGACACTTTGCTAGACGCCGTCGTTGTGTTTTAACAGATGGTTTTTCGATTCGTTAA
- a CDS encoding 1-propanol dehydrogenase PduQ encodes MNSFQIKTKVAFGTNSLQALTEIKNKNVWVICDRFLADGEGLQGLVGRLDASNNVHIFTDVVPDPPISKVAKGVSEAGKIQPQVMIAFGGGSAIDTAKGIYYFAKRLEKIKIDTFIAVPTTSGTGSEVTAATVITDPITKIKYPLFLDELIPDMAILDAQLVVTVPPTITANTGMDVLTHAIEAYVSKDANDYTDALGEKSVQLTLRYLTSCYDDGRNLHNREKMHNASTMAGMAFNCANLGLNHSIAHQLGAQFHVPHGLANAILLDAVIRFNAFKNPETEQKYAEMARICGIASRSDSNETAVRLLRGRITSMMEHMQMPQTLTAAGVAKEKVYAKMDEIATNALKDACLPTSPTTPTHQELKEILEQII; translated from the coding sequence ATGAATAGCTTTCAAATCAAGACAAAAGTTGCTTTTGGTACAAATAGTTTACAAGCATTAACAGAAATTAAAAATAAAAACGTTTGGGTGATTTGTGATCGGTTTTTAGCAGACGGCGAGGGCTTACAAGGCTTAGTTGGCAGGCTAGATGCTTCGAACAATGTGCATATTTTTACGGATGTTGTTCCAGATCCGCCAATTTCCAAAGTGGCGAAAGGTGTTAGTGAAGCTGGTAAAATTCAGCCACAAGTAATGATTGCTTTTGGTGGCGGTTCAGCGATTGACACGGCAAAAGGAATTTATTATTTTGCTAAACGATTGGAAAAAATTAAAATTGATACATTTATCGCTGTCCCAACAACTAGCGGAACTGGTTCAGAAGTAACTGCCGCAACCGTTATTACTGACCCAATAACGAAAATCAAATACCCGTTATTCCTTGATGAGTTGATTCCAGATATGGCAATTCTTGACGCGCAACTTGTTGTCACTGTGCCACCTACTATCACTGCAAATACAGGAATGGATGTATTAACGCATGCAATTGAAGCCTATGTCTCAAAAGATGCCAATGATTATACAGATGCGCTAGGTGAAAAAAGTGTTCAGTTAACATTGCGCTACTTAACGAGCTGTTATGATGATGGGCGAAATCTTCATAATCGAGAAAAAATGCATAATGCTTCGACCATGGCTGGAATGGCATTTAACTGTGCCAACCTCGGCTTAAATCATAGTATCGCGCACCAACTAGGCGCTCAATTTCACGTGCCGCACGGTTTAGCAAATGCGATTTTACTTGATGCCGTAATTCGTTTTAATGCATTTAAAAACCCGGAAACCGAGCAAAAATATGCTGAAATGGCGCGGATTTGTGGTATTGCTTCTAGATCTGATTCTAATGAAACTGCGGTTAGATTGTTACGCGGGAGAATCACTTCCATGATGGAACATATGCAAATGCCGCAAACATTAACAGCTGCAGGTGTTGCTAAAGAAAAAGTCTATGCCAAAATGGATGAAATAGCGACGAATGCGTTGAAAGATGCTTGTTTGCCAACGAGTCCTACGACACCAACACATCAAGAACTAAAAGAAATTTTAGAACAAATAATTTAG
- a CDS encoding MIP/aquaporin family protein, with product MSAYLAEFIGTMVLIMFGNGLLAGLNLNKSLSQGANWVVVTFGWGFAVMIGVYVAGSYSGAHLNPAVTIALAVGGTFPWADVVPYIIAQVAGAFVGASIVILHYYPHFKATPQEIDTHGIFSTGPAIRNTPFNLISEIIATFAFIFGLLMIGANSFTDGLNPLILGFLVVAIGMSFGPTTGYAINPARDFGPRLAYFLLPVPNKSGSDWRYAWIPIVGPIIGGLLAIGLYNILL from the coding sequence ATGTCAGCATATTTGGCGGAATTTATTGGTACGATGGTTTTGATTATGTTCGGGAACGGGCTTTTAGCAGGACTAAACTTAAATAAATCTTTATCGCAAGGAGCGAACTGGGTTGTTGTAACATTTGGTTGGGGTTTTGCGGTAATGATTGGGGTTTATGTTGCTGGATCTTACAGTGGCGCTCACTTAAATCCAGCAGTAACAATCGCACTGGCAGTAGGTGGAACGTTCCCTTGGGCCGATGTTGTTCCTTATATCATCGCACAAGTTGCCGGCGCATTTGTCGGAGCATCTATCGTTATTTTACATTACTATCCGCACTTCAAAGCAACGCCACAAGAAATTGATACACATGGTATTTTCTCTACCGGACCAGCAATTCGTAATACACCATTCAACTTAATTAGTGAAATAATCGCTACTTTTGCCTTTATTTTCGGTTTACTGATGATTGGTGCAAATAGTTTCACAGATGGTTTAAACCCACTAATCCTTGGCTTCTTAGTAGTGGCAATCGGTATGAGTTTCGGACCAACTACAGGTTATGCGATTAATCCAGCGCGTGATTTCGGACCAAGACTTGCCTACTTCTTACTACCAGTTCCAAACAAAAGCGGATCTGACTGGCGCTATGCCTGGATTCCAATTGTAGGACCAATTATCGGTGGCTTACTTGCCATTGGACTTTATAACATTTTACTATAA